The DNA sequence ACAGCTACAGGCCGGGCACTCAGACACCCAGTCAGCCAGGGGCCGGGTGCTGGGACACTCATACAGCTACAGGCCGGGCACTCAGACACCCACTCGGCCCAGGGCGGGCGCTCGGACACCCACAGAACTCGGGGCTAGAACACTACCTGCCTCCTGGGGCTCAGACTGAGTGTCCCCCAAGCCTGCCATGCCCCAGGGCAGAGGCTGAGCGGTTGCCCCAGCCTCACCAACACTCAGGGCCGTGTTCTTGCCGCCGTGAGCCCGTGTAGAAACAGGAAGCCTCGACCCCCTTGGGCTCCagcgatccccccacctcagcctcctgagtagctgagaccacaggcgcgcACAACCAGGCCCAGCCCATTTTTGTGCTTCGTGTAGAAAccgtctcgctctcttgcccaggctggtctccaacttcttgCCTCAagccacctcccaaagtgctggagttgcaggaaaaatgttatttgtattAAGTGCctccaaacaaacagaaaggagatGTGGATACTCCGGCCATATACGTGGTAGAAGTAGACACGGCTGTTTTCTTCCctgtgtttttcatattttgtatcaGGAACCTGCCCGTAAGAGGttttaaatgtgagaaaaagCATCCTTTAAAGACGAAAGATCTGACGGGGATGAAGCTGCCCAAAGCTCTGAAGACCCACCGGGTGGGCGGGTGGTGGTGTCGTCACACACGGCACCCCCTCGTGTGTGGGTCTGGGGGTGCAGAGCTGCTGCCTGCGGCGTGGAAGGCTGGTCCTGGGGTGTCCGAGTGGACTGCACACAGGGGTACTTGCCACTCCCAGCCTGTTGTTGGGAGCTCGTGCCAGCCCCTCTCCCGGGCCGGTCTGCAAGCTTGGGGTCAGACACCAAGAGCTTTGCAGCTCTGACCGCATGGCCCGGCCCGCAGGATCTCATTGTGCACGTGAGGGACGTCAGCCACCCCGAGGTGGAGCTCCAGAAACGCAGCGTTCTGTCCACACTGCACAGCCTGCAGCTGCCCGCCCGGCTCCTGGACTCCATGGTGGAGGTTCACAACAAGGTGGACCTCGTGCCCGGGTGAGTGCGGCCCTGATGCCCGCAAGCATCTCCTTCCCCTGCATGCACTGGAGCCGGGTGGTACGATGCCCCGTCTCCTCCTATGAACCGCAGCGGTGGCAGCCGAGACACAGGGAGTGGCCCCAGGCTGTACCCTGTGGGCAGTGCACTCCTGGGCAGGACCCTGATTTCATCCGGCCACCCTGAGGCTGAGCGGGGCCTGTGGCATCCCCACCCTGGCAGATACAGCCCCACAGAACCGAGCGCCGTGCCTGTGTCTGCCCTGCTGGGCCACGGGCTCCGGGAGCTGAAGGCTGAGCTCGATGCGGCCGTTTTGAAGGCGACTGGGAGACAGATCCTCACTCTCCGCGTGAGGCTCGCCGGGGCCCAGCTCAGGTGAGCGGCCAGCCGGGGCAGGAGACGGGATGGTGCTGTGGatgcctgtctctgcctctgagaTGGGCTTTTGGTGGGTACGAAAAGAGCTGTGGGGTCCCCCGAGAGCTTGAGGATGTCCAGATGCAATGAATGGGTTTGCATCAAATGGATGTGTGTGACTGCATACAACAGGTGCCTAACCTGTGCTGACAGGCGAGGGATGTAGGTCTCCCTGCCGATAAGCAAGCAAGCtccagctggatgcagtggcacaggcctatgaccccaggactttgggaggccaaggcgggaggattgcttgagctgaggagtttgaggccagcctgggcagcacagtgagatcccatctctacagagaATAAACAATtacgccaggcgtggtggctcacgcctgtaaaatcccaacacttcaggaggctgacgctgacgcaggccgatcacctgaggtcaggaattcaagaaaccagcctggcccactatgtgaaaccccgtctccactaaaaatacaaaaattagccaggcctggtggtgggcgcctttcatcccagctgttcaggaggctgaggcaggagagttgctggaacccagaaggccaaggttgcaatgagctgagattgcatcactgccctgcagcctgggcgacagacggagactccatctcgaaaaaaaaatagcaactgatggaggcacacacctgtcgtcccacctacttgggaggctgaggtgggaggatggcttgagcccaggacgttgaggctgcagtgagccatgatcacaccactgcactccagcctggaNNNNNNNNNNNNNNNNNNNNNNNNNNNNNNNNNNNNNNNNNNNNNNNNNNNNNNNNNNNNNNNNNNNNNNNNNNNNNNNNNNNNNNNNNNNNNNNNNNNNtcctagcgctttgggaggccgaggcaggtggatcacaaggtcaggagatcgagaccatcctggctaacacggtgaaaccccgtctctactaaaaatacaaaaaattagccgggca is a window from the Piliocolobus tephrosceles isolate RC106 unplaced genomic scaffold, ASM277652v3 unscaffolded_43468, whole genome shotgun sequence genome containing:
- the LOC113224060 gene encoding putative GTP-binding protein 6; translated protein: LGSDTKSFAALTAWPGPQDLIVHVRDVSHPEVELQKRSVLSTLHSLQLPARLLDSMVEVHNKVDLVPGYSPTEPSAVPVSALLGHGLRELKAELDAAVLKATGRQILTLRVRLAGAQLSWLYKEATVQDVDVIPEDGAADVTVIISDSAYGKFRKLFPG